Genomic segment of Gasterosteus aculeatus chromosome 4, fGasAcu3.hap1.1, whole genome shotgun sequence:
CAGTGAAGACTGGAATACCTCCACCGGTTAAAAAATAAGTGCTCCATAAAAATCAGTTATAGGTCCCGGACCCGGGCTACAGCCTTAGAGAGCCCTCTCCTGGAAGGTAGGCCGAATGTGGTGGCACACTGTTACCTGATGAGCATGAGCCTGTCTCTCTCAGACGGATGATCATCCAGCCACTGGGAGTACCGGGCCACGGACCACTCCGCTCGCTGTAGGGGACAACACTTGTACATGAGGAGTCTCATACACTTCAAAGCACAGTCATTGTGAGGACATTGGGACAGTCCTCGCTGGAATAACATTAGGAAGGTTAAGACTGAGTTTAAAGGTCAGGTTAGAACCAGAAACAGGTTGGTGCATTTACTTGCGACAGTTAAGGTTGGGATGAGGTCCCGGGGAATGGTGGTCCTCAAAACTGAcaaacatgtgagtgtgtgtgtactggcCTGGTGAGGGGACTTGAGCTCAGACGGGGCtctgcagaaaaagaaatgcagcaGGGTGCTGTAGGGGATCAGGTCACCCACAGCTGGACTGCTGGCTATCAGCTCACTGTTCTGAAACAGCAGCGGCCTGGAACGTAAAAGGcacaatattatatttaataacaaTATTTGAACAAAGACAATTGAAAATAACCTGATATGTTATACCAGTCATCAAAATTGATGGCTGGTAGATAACTGATTGCAATGGAAGAATTGGTTTCCCCTGCTCTAGTTTTAATGCAGTTGTGTTTACGGAATGGATCCTGAACTTATTTGATAAACACAAAGCAAGTATAATATGCCATAATGAGAATGCGGTTTAATTTGAGTCGATCTGAGCTTTGAATACCAAATGGCTCCTGAAAAAGGTCATTCCTCTAGTAAAAATGCGGATAAAGCCCTCCTCCTTCAACAAAATCAAAGGGGACAAATGACGGTTAGAAGTGTTCAAATAATGCACGTGTTCACACCTGAAAGAGCGGAGCATCCTGTAAGGTTTCCCCAAATCAGACACTCTTCTGCACAGTGGAGCCACTGCCAACtccatctaacacacacacacacatatacagagtATTCAAAGAGTTCAGTGTAGTAAATGACATTGGTATTTGTGAatcatgtttccaccatccTGTGCACTGCCTCACTTGGGCAAAGTCAGCCGCCAGCCGCATCTTGCCGCCCTCACCCAGCGGGCGCAGCAGGCTTGTGTGGCGGATGAACAGCTCGATGGCCCTCTGAGCGAGGGCCTCAGTGCTCTCATAGATGAAGTCCGCACACTGGAAGTGTCTGAAGTAGTCAGCCATCACTCTAGAGATGAAGCCCTGCATCTCCTTCATGTAGAGTGAGCACGGAACATCTGGCTTACCTGGGCAGGACAGCGGCctatcaaacaaacaaacaaacacacatgcagattaAAACAGCTTCACTTTATTAGGGGATATAAATACTGAATATCTAACAATTTCTGTTTAAAAGGAACAATTGTAGAAATGTTTTATGCTCTTGTCTTATGGCTGTTATTCCTTAAAGTGTGTAAAACACATGATAAATCATCATACATGCTGCAACAATCTCCTTCACTTGATCATACTTTTCAATGCTGATGAGTTTTAGTAGTGTTCCACGTCAGTCGAAACGGGACATCATGACCAGTACAAGCACAGGATGAGCAAGGAGGAAGGCTACATAGACCTGTTAGAGCCGGCTTATAACACTAAAGACACGTGATAACCCGGTACAGAATTGCAGGAGGGTCAAGATCAAACTTCCACAAATGTCTCTTCACAAAACTAAGGAGTACAAGTCTCTCAGTGTCAAAAGCAGACATCAAAAAACATCTGGTGATGTTGTGAAtggacaactgacagcaaataAAGAAAACCCTCTCACTTCAAAGTGACTGCAGTGTGAATGTAAgttcctgatgggcaggtgtcaccgTGTGGTGGCTCCAGTCATATATTAATGGAtgtaaatgggtgaatgatgacatgtagtgttacAGAGCTTCAGTGGTCAGATAAGAgaaatacaagtacagtccaatCAAACCACTAGAACACACCAATGCGCCTAGATGAAGTGGAGAAGTCTGTGCACACAGCCTCATCCATTAGTCCGATTGCTCACAGGCTGTCAGGAAAACCGGAAAGATCATTTGATTGACACGTCAGTCCAACAAAACAGAGATCCCAGGCTGCCTGGAAAATTATGGAACCATCATATGCTGGAGGTCAAAAAGGAGGTAAACCATAATTTGGTATTCCAGGGCCTCGTCAGGCCATTTAGCGCAATCGCTTACAATCATCGTTAAGGCCTACTTGTACAACTGATTCAAACTCTACACTAGCTTTGATCTTTGCCATGTAGGTGATCATTAGGCCCTCCCGTCGTAAAGTTTGTACAGCAAGGAGCAGGCAGGAGCTGGCAGTCTACAGTCTCACACAGGAGCGCAAGAGTCCCAAATAGGATTTCTTCAGATACAAACACAGGACTATTTATGGAAGCGGTGAAAACTCACTCTTAAATACAGTGGGgactgcaaaatatatattttttaaatcatacaatgtgattttctggatttttgtttcagattccgtcactcacagttgaagagtacctatgataaaaatgtaGGAGCCAAGATCGACTGACGTTACACGGATGACACGTTACGACAGGTATTTGCCGTTAGTATCTGGATTATTTTACGGAACTAACTATTTTACGAGCAGTTGTTGTGAGCTATGTGCATACGACCAGAAACTTCTTTTGCTCTGCTAGAAGCAGAAGCTACACGGGAACATGGGAAAATCTTTCCCCAGCCCAGAACAGGAACTATAGCTGAAGTTCAGAGTTCAGAGAATATTCAGAGTTCCTCCAGGTGAGGTCCTTAAATGATCCCTGGATCACAGGAAAGGTTCCTGCACTGTAAACTGGCTAAAGACTAACACCCAGTTAAAGCATTTTGGATTTCTGGAACCTGGGTGGCAATGTTGACTCGCccagttttatattttttatttttttcctgtttagTTAGGCCTAATCTGCATAGATGGCAGCCTAAATCACACAATGTCCCGCTATAAATATGTTTTGAACTTTTGAACCATATATTCTGATTAAGGCTATTTCACTTGCAGCAGGTTCTCCTAACCCTCTACAAACAATATCAATGCATCAATACAAAGCTGAGGCATGTTTATTGTGGATTGGTGCAGCCTGCCCTACGTCTGGCTTCCAGAAGGGATTCTTAGTCATTGTTGCTCACCCTGAAAAGTCTTCTTGATGTAACGTGATGATGATGGCCTCTATGGAGTCACTCACTGACTGCAGGAGAGGCTGCAGCGCACTGCTCATCAAGACCTGCACAGCCTAAATCAAACAAAAGAAGATCTCTGATGAAATATACAACACAATGGAAATAGAAACAGAATAAGAGCAAATCCACAAAGAAACCTTCAGCAGCTACTGTGTATCCCAAAAAATCTGATTCACTAGATATCTACTGAAATGGAATAACTGATCGGTTACATTGCGTGTGACAAtgagtttgtgtctgtgtgtgtgacaggaatTTAAACACTTATGGGCCGCAGGcctcaaacaataaaaacattttaacttaacatgccacttatctatagcaaattgtaaaatgGCTTATTTGattgcactttctcgtttcttgttcttctgagtttgtacccctatggttgaatgcacttattgtaagtcgctttggataaaagcgtcagctaaatgacatgtaatgtaatcgcTAAAAATAGCTATTGTCTTATTTAATACACAAAACTTCTCCCCCTTTCTTCAGTCAGACGACACCTTACAGTTTTGAGCTGCATTACAACGGTTTCTCCAGTAAACTTTTATCGTTCTATTTTGTCACATTAAAAAGGAAGACAATGGTAAATTTCCCATTTGTGGGACAAATAAAggattgattattattattattgtatataACCAAATAACCCCAGATGCCAGACACTTCATTTGACCTCACTCAGCGACTTTCTGGATCCACCACCAACAATAGTTTTCCTCAAACCCATGGTTCAGGCATCGGTGAGAATTTGGGGTCCAACATTTTGTGCCAGGACATTTCTACATCAGGGCATTCAACCAAAGACTTTCTGATTAGTTAACCGCTTTCACTCCTGAGGCACCCGAACGAAGAGTTAAATTAAAAGCCAACTGCACGTGTTCTCCCCTGAAAGTCGTCAATTGTCTGGCTCGGGTTAGCCTAGGACCAAGCCCTAGATGTGCTGCTGTAGACCATCACCCTACAAAGTAAACTAgtaaattcaatgcaaaaatgaaATTCTAAATGAAAAAGCTGTGTACCTCCaaggaagaagagaaaggcTCTGCAGTGACTGGTGGACATGACCCCGAACCTGAGATGATCTGtgaataagaaagaaaaagtaaagaTTTAGGGATTGAGGGAATTAATtaaagaataaacacaaaaccggggagcaacaaaaaaacctgAAACATTTACGCTTCGTAGTTAACTCCACCCTAACTTCACGCGTCAACCAGTCACATAGCATCAAGTGTGTTACACCAAGGAAGGGAAAAAGGAATCTCAAATGGTCACACATTTAAAGTGCAATAAAGCAGTTACTGCAATAattgacagcattaaaaaatgtaattaattgaAAATTCTATTAAATTGAAGCATTTAATCTTCCTTTTACTTGATCCGCGGTGTGTTAAAAATAATGTAAAGCTGTATGACAATATTATACCCTATTTATGCCCGTCCAAACATCTCCTGATGGTGTCAAAGATAGCAGAGCATTTAGTCGGAGCAGCACTGGGAATGTATTGTAATAACAACATCTGTGAATAgatggttttcttttatttgtgtgaATTTGACAGTCACAGAATGGGCCGGGTCCACTGAAGGAGCATTCAAAGGTCATGGCTGATCAATCAGAAGAGGGTCCGTTTTGTTCCTCAGCTCATCAACGCATCTCTTGTGAGGAACCCGGTCAGGGCTTTAGATAAACTGCAATTGCAAGTtttaaggaaggaaaggaaaacaggacaagaaagaacaaaagagaGCCGGATTTGAAAGTGGTCTAAAGAACTAAGAGCTAAAGAACATTTTTAGTAGAGAGATTTAGCTATTGCTAAATAATACAAACACACCGTGCACAAAATGTGTCtgaatttgatttgttttgtcatGCTATCAATCAGCCGGCTGCTGTGCCAGGACACACCATTACATTGTTAATGGAGGCTTTTCCTTTCATAGGCACGCATTAGTGTGTCCACTGCACAACTCCATGCATTAGAAAGGAGTCACACAGATTGTTGTTCCAGAGggagctgtgtgtgtcctctagggctgtcaacgaatattctatatttgaatatatattcgaatagttgttaaaaacaactattcgaatgtgaaaattaatattcgaatgtaaaaaacaaaaacacaacagcggCAGAGGCGTGACTGTCTGACTATATTGCataaataaaatagactagatcggctacaacagcttcatggactggtttgattatttgccgtttcatgccaaggaaaagttctgtttacagcacagctcacTCGGAGCGTTCAAAGTCGGtgctgtaaaactttcagtttcaatcactgaatgaagccggCTACATGTTGGACAAGAATCGCAACCTttaattgcttgcacaaaactcttgatcatcACTCGGCATTTtgagcgagtgagtgagtgagagatctgcggtcttgGCCGTTAGTTAATATGCTTATTTTTGGGTAGGTAATATTTTGGTAAatcggtttaaacttaaataaattacctatacaagtagttatgtatcgttgtattaatttgtcctgttccCGTTTCTAATGCACAACTAGATATTCGAGATATTTTgaatatctgtttttttaaagcgaatattccaacgtcatttttgagcaattttgacaggtACGATGGCCCTGAAGTGAAAAACACAACggaaataggaacgcacaacgcaaataagaaaacaaagcggaaaataggaaaacacaacgaaattaacttcttacggaaagggtagggccttattgcagatagcagaggacggacccttctgattggacagtcggactgtgtcttttaacaggaaattatacagggctctcaagtgtcacgcactcccgtCACACATtcaagggtccgtcctctgctatctgcaataaggccctaccctttccgtaaaaagttaatttcgttgtgttttcctatttgccgctgtgttttgcacttcagggccaccgtagacAGGTTGATTTGCATTgtgtaaaaaaatggaaaacatgTTCAGTCCAACAATGCAATGCAAAATCTGTAGAGTAAGACATGTTTGATTAGTGTCATCAGTATGACCACATTCAATCTGTACAACGGTGGATGTTAAGCAGAATGCAGGAATAAATGCAGACAAATGATGGTAATGGTTTGTCCGGAGGCTACTGGATCTTCAGTTACCAATAAGCATGTATATTGCATTTTTGAATTTGTGTAGTCAGTCAAATGATAAAAGAAACAGGTCAACATTCCAAACAATTTGCTGATAAGTTGGACAGCAAGCTTGAGATCAAATCAcaatagaaataaagaaaaggattATTGTGGTGAGCGGATAAAAATGTCCTCCCTGTCACAGCGCTACTGTCACACTTCTCTTTACGTCTGATCATGACAGTTGAGTTTATGAGGCTACTGCCCTAGTCTTGACAATAACGAACACATTTGGAATATTCTTTCCAAACTCCTACCTTGGTGATGGCCTGCTGCAGCCGATAGAGGGAGTTGACCACAGTAATATTCCTTCTCTGGCCCTCTGTCAATGGGCCGATCACCTGACTGGCCTCGCCCTGAGTGCACAGCTGCAGAAGGAGGGACACACGGGGAGGCAGTATATAAACATATTtctatacacatatatacacacatatacactcaCCGGCCACTTCATTAGGTACACCTTGCTAGTAAAAGGTTCAACCCCCTTTTGCCTTCAGCAGTTCCTTAATTCTTTGTGGCATTAGGAATGTAGAATACCATCTCTAAACGCACATGTCGAACCCTGAAGAAGAtgggctacagcagcagaagaccacaCCGGGTGCCACTCTGGCAGCTAAGAAGAAGAAACTGAGACTACAATTCACACAAGGTCACCAAGATTGGACAATAGAAGATTGGAAAAATGTTGTCTGGTCAGATGAGTCAATTTCAGCTGTGACATTCAGATGGTAGGGTCAGAATGTGGCGTAAACTACATGAAAGCATGGATCCATCCTGCCTCGTAACGGTACaggctggtggtgttggtgtgaGGGCAGACGTTGTTGCACGCTCtttgttcgctggtgggcgaaactgccgtgcacggtaggaggacaattgtaaacgtgaagaaaaacgcttgGTGATgcttgggaaatatgtcaagagggacgagcgcataTAATTAGCAGAGAATCCTGtcaaatttcaaaataaaacatttttcagaaaaatatatatatattgtttctgtggtgcggcccggtaccaaatggccTGGTGGTTGGGGATCACTGCAATAGAACACCTTTGGCTTGTGGTGTAACAAGAGATTTGCATCATAGATGTGCAGCCGACAAATCTGCAGAAACTGCGTCATGCTATCATGACACCTTGTATGCCACgaagaattaaggcagttctgaaggcaaaGGGGGGTCCAACCTTTAGCTAGCAGGGTGTACctaataaatacacatacatacataccagCATATAGAGAAAACCGATTTCAGACTGAACAACATACACACCAGTTGTTCCGATTTGACACAGAAGAGTTGGATAGTCTTGGCTGCATTTTTGGACACAGCCAGTGAGAGTTTCGGATCCACTGATGCCACGTTCAGCTcactaaacacaaagaaataaatatattacataGAATAATGTAACCTGGTTAATTATCAAACGGAAGCTATCAGTATATTTGGAGTTGTACTGTTGCTTGTGTTTTAATCAATGAGGATTCGTctcaaatgttttgttaaatggGTACTAAATGCGTGTGTATTTGCAGGTTTGATGGTCTAACAATGTATGCTTTGGTCAGATTATAAAAGACAGAATGTGAAAAATCTATGTTTTTtacataaatgtatatattttcccATAGTAGTAATGTCGTCTTTGTCAACATCAACATGTTAAATTATATCTTGATAagatatattaataaataaagatcagtagtttgtgaaaaaaaatgtctgtataATAATTCCATGTTTTTTAACAGAATGAGTATCTCCACTAaaatgttttggtgtcagcgtTTCTGAAGATAGTTATCGATTAAGGTTGAAATTTGACCTGAGAATATTGTACTGCATCGGTGAGGCGGAAAAAACGCTAATGGCACAACATAGTCCTGGGTACTGTTTTATACTTATTGCTAGGGCTGCACAAATAATTGAATTTTGATCGCGATCACAATTTTTGATACCACGATTAAATGAGAATGATCGTCAGCGATATTGACATTTAAAATGCGTGGTCTGCTACATATCAAATGAAGTGTTTCCTCAACTAAAAGTCGGACAACCAGACAAAGAATGAGGTGGGAGGAGTCATGCGCGCATGATTTTGTCCATTATCGACTCAAAGTTAATATGCAATAAGTAGGGACTTATTGCATATTAACTTTGAGTCCAATTGCTCTTGTATAGTTTGTATTTTAATTAGATGTATTTACCATCACGCATTGTTTTGATCTTTCTGCATGTACCCGTACTTAGTGCTGTTTTTGTGCAGCCAAAATTTCCCTGTGGGGATGAATAAAgggtctttttgtttgttcttattGAGGGGTTCTGTTGCCCCATGTGTTGCGCTTGCCTGCTGATGGTCTTGATGATGCTGTCCAGCTCCTCGTTGGACGGGGGGTTGCGGCCACCCATAGGGAACACCAGATTGATGGGATCAAACAGGCGAGAGAGGGACTTTGAAAGGTAGGCTGCCTCGTAAAGCTGCAGAGAGTCCTTCAGAGCCTGCTCTGGGCTGGATACAAATCAAAAAAGATTACAAACATAACTGGTGCATGTTAACATATTAACAAACAAGACATTTGCATTAGTAACATGAATATGGTAACTGACCAGAGAGAGAAATCTACTGCTGCTTTCACTCATCCACAAAAGGCATTGAGATAAAAAAATATCATCACTTGACTGAGTTTAACATTTCAAAGCTATTGTGGAATAACAATACATGCAATCTAACTATTGTTTCAGGTTAATTTATTATAGCTATCTGcgctgacatttatttatggagtGCCTTCAGTGTAGACATACATATCTCAATGCTTTAAGATGCAGAGCACACATTCTACtagtgtgtgagtgggtgtttATATATGTGAATGCACTTAGCATATCTATCCCACGACTCAATATCATTTTGATAGAGGAGGAAACTGATATAACTGTTCATAGTTGTGAAGTGCTGTATCTTAACAGAACTAAAAGGAAAGCAACTTCAAGAAGTTCTATGCCGAAAAAAGGCAGATATATTTTTACATCTGTGTTTTGAAATGTGCTTATGACATGCTGCAACCAAACATTTTTAGCGTCCAGCTTGATTGACCGGTGTGTATAGGAACTTACATACATACTTATAAGCACCAGATATTTATAGATCTATATCATATATGGTATCTGCTCACTTGTAGTCCTGTTGTCCATGTGTAAACAGGTCCTGGCTGTCTGTCTCTGCGGCGGTGATGTCCAGAGACGTGTCTATTCCTCCGCTGCTCGTTAGCGCCCCCTGCAGGCTGGCGCTGTACTGCTGCAGGCGGCGCCACAGTTCGTTGTACAGTTGAAGCAGTTTGGGATACTCTCCTTCCAGGGCCTGCTTTAAGAAGGAAGACGCTAGAGAGAAAAAACCCTGCTTGTTACACACAATGGTTCTGAGAGGAACAAAGATGGaggaaaaataaagtaaaatgacgGTAAAGTTTTGACAGAACATTTAAGTTTCCGACGAGAAAATAACATACAGCCTGTAGTGAAAAAGGCGTCCTAGACTTGGGTAAATTATATGGAATGTGAGGGAAAGGTTCAAATGCAGTTTTTTCGCTCAATATCAATATATTCTTTGTGTGTTAAGCATAGATTGTATTTAATAAGTAGATGTGGTTGGTGTGTCATCACACATTGATTTGTGGACAAAGATTTTGAAGCCTAGAGATCAGCATTTTGGCAGTCGCCAccatggcttttaaaaaaaaactaaaccaagTGACCTTATTTAGAATGCTGAGGAGTTACATACGGTGGAGACGCCATATACAACTCTGTTGTACAGTGGGGAGAATAAGTCTTTTTGTAGGTTTTCCCACTTATAAAGCATGTATGAGTCTGCCATTTTTATCATAGGTTCTTTTCAattgtgagtgacggaatctaaaacataATCACGTTCAAATAAAGTATTTCATCACCTATCAACCAGTAAGAATTCCGGCTCTCACAGATCTGTCCTGCCACCCACATACTCAATCAAACAGACTCCAACCTCTCCAcaagaccagagagctgtgtaagGACATCAGGGATAAAAGTGTAGACCTACACAAGGCTGGGATGGGCTACAGGACAACAGGCAAGCAGCTTGCTGAGAAGGCAACAACTGGcgcaattattagaaaatggaagaagttcaaAATGACGGTCAATCTCACTCGGTCTGGGGTTCCATGCAAGATCTCACCTCGTGGGGCATCAATGATCATGAGGAAGATGAgggatcagcccagaactacacgGCAGGACCTGGTCTGACCTGACAAGATCTGCGACCACagtctcaaagaaaaccattaGTAACAGACTACGCCATCATGGATTAAATATCCTGCAGCGCACGCAAGGTCCCCCCGCTCAAGCCAGTGCATGTCCAGGCCCGTCTGATGTTTGCCAATGATCATCTTGATGATCAAGAGGAGGTATGggagaaggtcatgtggtctgatgagacAAAAATAGAGCTTTTTGGTCTAAACTCCATTCGccgtgtttggaggaagaagtAGGATGAGTACAAACCCAAGATCACCATCCAAACCGTGAAGTATGGAGGTGGAAACATCATTCATTGGGGatgcttttctgcaaagggaACAGGCCGACTGCACCGTATTGAGGGGAGGTTGGATGGGGCCATGTATCGCgagatacaacaacaacaacctccttccctcagtaAGAGCATTGAAGATGGGTCATGGGTCTTCCAGCATGACAACAAcccaaaacacacagccagggcaGCTAAGGAGTGGCTCCATAAGAAGCCTCTCAAGGTCCTGGAGTGGCATAGCCAGTCTCCAGACctgaatccaatagaaagtcttTGGAGGGACCTAAAAGTCGTGTTGCCCAGCGACAGCCCTGAAACCTGAAGGATCTGGGAAGGTCTGTATGGAGGAGTGGGCCAAAATCCCTTTTGCAGTGTGCGCAAACCTGGTCAAGAACTACAGCAAACGTACAATGTCTAATTGCCAACAGatttctgtaccaaatattaagtttggcttttctgatttctgtatcaaatacttatgtcaaaactaaactgcaaaatatatttttttataaatcgtacattgttttagattccgtcactcacagttgaagagtacccatgataaaaataacagatcctacatgctttgtgggaaaacctgcaaaatgtgtatcaaatacttgttctccccactgtacaCATTAGCCGTAGCAGCCTTTCAATCAGATGATACAAACTATCAGCATCCTCTTACGGTGTATTTGCAGTGCAAACTgaggggaaggaaaaggaggGCTCTTACCTTCAGTTGCTCTGTGCAACTCCTCACTAAGGGTATTGGTTACATCATTCCAGAAGGTGCAGAGGATATCAGGCTTTCCATCCTGTTATCAGGTAGACAGAGAAACAATACTTATTGGATAACTTGAAGCCCTTGCAAGTGACATGAGTTGTCAGTTTGATGGGAAACACCTGCTAACCGGATTAGCCATTGCTGTTTGCCTTATTCCGTATTTAGATTTTCAAAAGTTAGTTATTTAATGAGCTGACGATTGTCATATTTGAATTGATTATTgttgttccttttaaaaaaagagtaatTTCAACAACATGCATGCATTTAACAGATTTGAATAAGAAGGGCAGTTGTAAAGAAGAACAACATAGCATTTTGCTATTTTTATTACATAGAATAGTTTAAATATACTAAGGGGAgtgcttttattatttaatggCCTCTGTAGCTTCCTCTGTAATCAGCCTCTGTAGCTTCCTTTATAACTAATCATAGAGACATAGAGTCATAAAGCTACCCTATGAGGATGTTGGGGACAACATTGTGCTTCATAAAGTTGCTGGAGGCAGCCCACAGAGAGCCACGAGCTCATTCGGGCTGAACAGTAACATTGATAGATCCGTTGGACCTCAGCAatgcttttgtgtttgaatgAATCCCTGCACCCAATGCCTACAACTAGACGTGACTGCAGTCACTATAATGCCCTAACTTTCACACTTTAGAGGGTGCCTAACATCCTACTGAGGTTCTGATGGGTTTTATAGATAGGTATAGAGTAAGTATAAACTTACTATTATgaacaaaaatgcataaaagTGAGCTCAAGTTATGAACTTGAAATATCATTTTCAAGTCAGTAACCTCCTTTTGGtttttgtgtgattataaactaactttcCATGTTGCTTCCTCCTTAGagccaggaggaagcagcatcaagctgaacGAGAACGATGTGTGGTAACATTCAGCTTCTGTAGTTTGGACATATTTTGCAATATGGTTACAGTTAAAATATCTTGTAtcataggtaaaaaaaaaactccttgcatacaagttaataaatgtgtttgctgttgtagtTTTTATTGACAGTATTGATTGATATCCTCAGCCGTAggattgcaatattacttttagcttgaatttcaaataaccggaaaatgtttttctctcaccCTGAATATGTCATGCTCCAGAGGTGAAGCATATCTTctcaattaaatgaaataagaggAAGGTTACCTTCTCCATAtgtattttatatgtttttcGGGTTCTAAGGCTTTCGCTGTCAAGCACAGCTGGTTGCTAGGTAACgggagcagtggaggtaaagctgatgacgcaagcgCACCTCGCagtatcgatcggaccctgaaagcaccgtctcccaCTCAGGTAGTATCATCCTGCGTAGGGCTATTTCATATAAATAGCTGTCAGTCATATAATTAAGCAGTCATGTATGGCAGGCTATGAGGATGTCTTGTTTTgataaacagaaacagaaattcaattcaattaatttt
This window contains:
- the cog5 gene encoding conserved oligomeric Golgi complex subunit 5 produces the protein MENGGEASTITLLKEGCYTDFLADNFDVKTYTAQVIHHAVIAEQLAKLAQGISQLDKELHSQVVARHEDLLSQATGIESLEGVLQMMQTRISALQAAVDRIRTKIVDPYNKIVARITQLARLQMACDLLRRIIRILYLSKRLQGQLQGGSREITKAAQSLNELDYLSQGVDLSGIEVIENDLLLISRARLEVENQAKRLLEQGMEIQNPTQVGMALQVFYNLGSLSVTIGSVVGGYRTTIHDNITRALDIKGLTQPTNPRGAPGRAVLPTPGNTAAFRAALWTNLEKLMDQICAACRQVQHLQKVLMKKRDPVTHVCFIDEIIKDGKPDILCTFWNDVTNTLSEELHRATEASSFLKQALEGEYPKLLQLYNELWRRLQQYSASLQGALTSSGGIDTSLDITAAETDSQDLFTHGQQDYNPEQALKDSLQLYEAAYLSKSLSRLFDPINLVFPMGGRNPPSNEELDSIIKTISSELNVASVDPKLSLAVSKNAAKTIQLFCVKSEQLLCTQGEASQVIGPLTEGQRRNITVVNSLYRLQQAITKIISGSGSCPPVTAEPFSSSLEAVQVLMSSALQPLLQSVSDSIEAIIITLHQEDFSGPLSCPGKPDVPCSLYMKEMQGFISRVMADYFRHFQCADFIYESTEALAQRAIELFIRHTSLLRPLGEGGKMRLAADFAQMELAVAPLCRRVSDLGKPYRMLRSFRPLLFQNSELIASSPAVGDLIPYSTLLHFFFCRAPSELKSPHQRAEWSVARYSQWLDDHPSERDRLMLIRGALEAYVQSVRARQGKEFAPIYPIMLQLLQRATSSSQDVRI